The following proteins are co-located in the Synchiropus splendidus isolate RoL2022-P1 chromosome 14, RoL_Sspl_1.0, whole genome shotgun sequence genome:
- the hsf4 gene encoding heat shock factor protein 4 isoform X1 — MQESPGAVGGDGNYASNVPAFLTKLWTLVEDPDTNHLICWSSTGTSFHVFDQGRFAKEVLPKYFKHNNMASFVRQLNMYGFRKVVNIEQSGLVKPERDDTEFQHLYFLQGHEHMLEHIKRKVSIVKSEDTKVRQEDLSKLLYEVQLLRTQQDNMECQMQDMKQQNEVLWREVVSLRQNHAQQQKVMNKLIQFLFSQMPSNTPATAGLKRKLPLMLDDGPIAPPASKLSHNSSMEPPQEPFYIQSPASDTSSTPSGLTGGPIISDVTDISQASASLQMQSEESRDKCLMLIKEEPVSPEVRAAGKAPGGDAVVLTSTCGVCSSEPPVLPVAMVQSVLEGRASSASVERRSKRVSQERLDPGHTVENDMSLDELQQLLLRSHQHGSMEAGPSAAMDPFTLGLPLADWTFSEMESNLKSYMFQSDEAEAFPAATCEEQ, encoded by the exons ATGCAGGAGTCTCCGGGGGCCGTGGGTGGAGATGGCAACTATGCCAGCAACGTGCCGGCCTTCCTCACCAAGCTGTGGACACTGGTGGAGGATCCGGACACCAACCATCTGATCTGCTGGAGCTCC ACTGGGACCAGCTTCCATGTATTTGATCAGGGTCGCTTTGCTAAAGAGGTTCTGCCAAAATACTTCAAGCACAATAACATGGCGAGCTTTGTGCGTCAGCTGAACATGT ACGGCTTCCGAAAGGTGGTGAACATCGAGCAGAGCGGTCTGGTGAAGCCTGAGAGAGACGACACAGAGTTCCAGCATTTGTATTTCCTGCAGGGCCACGAACACATGCTGGAGCACATCAAGAGAAAG GTCTCCATCGTGAAGAGCGAAGACACCAAAGTTCGACAGGAGGATCTCAGCAAACTGCTCTATGAAGTCCAGCTCCTCAGAACGCAGCAAGACAACATGGAGTGTCAGATGCAGGACATGAAACA GCAGAATGAAGTGTTGTGGCGAGAAGTGGTGTCGCTCAGGCAGAACCATGCCCAGCAGCAGAAGGTCATGAACAAG CTGATTCAGTTTCTGTTCAGCCAGATGCCGTCCAACACACCTGCCACCGCGGGTCTGAAAAGGAAGCT GCCCTTGATGTTGGACGACGGCCCCATCGCTCCTCCCGCCTCCAAGCTCAGCCATAATAGCTCCATGGAGCCGCCGCAGGAGCCTTTTTACATCCAGTCG CCCGCCAGCGACACCTCGTCCACCCCCAGCGGCCTGACAGGGGGACCCATCATTTCGGATGTCACTGACATCTCACAAGCCAGTGCAAGTCTGCAGATGCAGTCGGAGGAGAGCAG AGACAAGTGTTTGATGCTGATTAAGGAAGAACCTGTCAGTCCTGaagtgagagcagcaggaaaAGCTCCTGGAGGAGACGCCGTCGTCTTGACCTCCACGTGTGGGGTGTGCTCCTCAGAACCGCCCGTCCTCCCCGTGGCTATGGTCCAGTCGGTTCTGGAGGGGAGGGCTTCCTCAGCCTCAGTTGAGAGGAGGAGTAAGAGAGTTTCCCAGGAAAG ACTGGACCCTGGCCACACGGTGGAGAACGACATGAGCCTGgacgagctgcagcagctgctcctcaggAGCCATCAGCACGGCTCCATGGAGGCTGGACCCAGCGCTGCCATGGAT CCCTTCACCTTGGGCCTGCCTCTGGCCGACTGGACCTTCTCTGAGATGGAGTCCAACCTCAAATCT TACATGTTCCAAAGTGACGAGGCTGAAGCTTTCCCAGCTGCGACCTGTGAGGAGCAGTGA
- the hsf4 gene encoding heat shock factor protein 4 isoform X2: MQESPGAVGGDGNYASNVPAFLTKLWTLVEDPDTNHLICWSSTGTSFHVFDQGRFAKEVLPKYFKHNNMASFVRQLNMYGFRKVVNIEQSGLVKPERDDTEFQHLYFLQGHEHMLEHIKRKVSIVKSEDTKVRQEDLSKLLYEVQLLRTQQDNMECQMQDMKQQNEVLWREVVSLRQNHAQQQKVMNKMPSNTPATAGLKRKLPLMLDDGPIAPPASKLSHNSSMEPPQEPFYIQSPASDTSSTPSGLTGGPIISDVTDISQASASLQMQSEESRDKCLMLIKEEPVSPEVRAAGKAPGGDAVVLTSTCGVCSSEPPVLPVAMVQSVLEGRASSASVERRSKRVSQERLDPGHTVENDMSLDELQQLLLRSHQHGSMEAGPSAAMDPFTLGLPLADWTFSEMESNLKSYMFQSDEAEAFPAATCEEQ; encoded by the exons ATGCAGGAGTCTCCGGGGGCCGTGGGTGGAGATGGCAACTATGCCAGCAACGTGCCGGCCTTCCTCACCAAGCTGTGGACACTGGTGGAGGATCCGGACACCAACCATCTGATCTGCTGGAGCTCC ACTGGGACCAGCTTCCATGTATTTGATCAGGGTCGCTTTGCTAAAGAGGTTCTGCCAAAATACTTCAAGCACAATAACATGGCGAGCTTTGTGCGTCAGCTGAACATGT ACGGCTTCCGAAAGGTGGTGAACATCGAGCAGAGCGGTCTGGTGAAGCCTGAGAGAGACGACACAGAGTTCCAGCATTTGTATTTCCTGCAGGGCCACGAACACATGCTGGAGCACATCAAGAGAAAG GTCTCCATCGTGAAGAGCGAAGACACCAAAGTTCGACAGGAGGATCTCAGCAAACTGCTCTATGAAGTCCAGCTCCTCAGAACGCAGCAAGACAACATGGAGTGTCAGATGCAGGACATGAAACA GCAGAATGAAGTGTTGTGGCGAGAAGTGGTGTCGCTCAGGCAGAACCATGCCCAGCAGCAGAAGGTCATGAACAAG ATGCCGTCCAACACACCTGCCACCGCGGGTCTGAAAAGGAAGCT GCCCTTGATGTTGGACGACGGCCCCATCGCTCCTCCCGCCTCCAAGCTCAGCCATAATAGCTCCATGGAGCCGCCGCAGGAGCCTTTTTACATCCAGTCG CCCGCCAGCGACACCTCGTCCACCCCCAGCGGCCTGACAGGGGGACCCATCATTTCGGATGTCACTGACATCTCACAAGCCAGTGCAAGTCTGCAGATGCAGTCGGAGGAGAGCAG AGACAAGTGTTTGATGCTGATTAAGGAAGAACCTGTCAGTCCTGaagtgagagcagcaggaaaAGCTCCTGGAGGAGACGCCGTCGTCTTGACCTCCACGTGTGGGGTGTGCTCCTCAGAACCGCCCGTCCTCCCCGTGGCTATGGTCCAGTCGGTTCTGGAGGGGAGGGCTTCCTCAGCCTCAGTTGAGAGGAGGAGTAAGAGAGTTTCCCAGGAAAG ACTGGACCCTGGCCACACGGTGGAGAACGACATGAGCCTGgacgagctgcagcagctgctcctcaggAGCCATCAGCACGGCTCCATGGAGGCTGGACCCAGCGCTGCCATGGAT CCCTTCACCTTGGGCCTGCCTCTGGCCGACTGGACCTTCTCTGAGATGGAGTCCAACCTCAAATCT TACATGTTCCAAAGTGACGAGGCTGAAGCTTTCCCAGCTGCGACCTGTGAGGAGCAGTGA